TATGACGAGCACACCCAGACTCTCACGATCCAGGCAGTCACCGGGCTTCCAGGGGCGCAGCGTCTCCTTGCCGCGCGCGGCGCGGCGAGCCAGGGCCTGGCGGGGGCTGTCCTGCGCCAGGGAAAGGCGCTGTTCGTCGCCGACGCAACCCGGCGCGACACGCTCAGAGACTGGATATGCAATGCGGCAGCTTCCCTGCCGCTGCGCACGATCCATTGCCAGCCGCTCATGAGCCAGGGGCGGCCCCTTGGCTGTATTCATGTGTTTAATCTGCCCGACACCCTCAGCGAAGAGAGTGAAGAACTGGCCCTGATCAACCTGCTGGGATCACGCCTGGTGAACGAGATCGAGAAACAGCGCATCCTGGCTCAGGCCCAACGCCGCGAACGCCGCCAGCAGGCTCTGCTGGAGATCGTTTCACATCTGACCACCACCCTTGATCGTGACGAACTGCTCAACCGGATCATGAGCCGCGCCTGCGAGTTACTGGACGTTGAGGCCACGTCAATCTGGCTGCGCGACCCGAACCGGGACGACCTGGTTCTGCATATTGCCGCCGGGACCACCCGAGAGCGCATAGTGGCCCAACGGGTGCCCGCGGGACAGGGGATCATCGGCCATGTGGTGGCGACCGGGGAGACGGTGGCGGTCAATGATGTGAGTCGCGATCCGCGCTTCTACCGGCAAGTTGACGCCAGTAGCGGCTTCGTTACGCGCTCGATTCTCTGCGTGCCGCTCAAAGCGCCGCGCATTCAACTCGGCGACGCCCGCGGGATCGTTGAGGAGCGCATCATCGGCGGGGCTCAGGCGCTGAACCCTCGCGATGGGATGGGCTTCGCCCTGGAAGATATCGCGCTCTTTGAAACTCTCGCCAGCCAGGCGGCCACGGTCATTCGTCTGGCTGAGTTGTATACCGAGGTGTCGGCCCTCTCCACCCGGATCATTGATGCCATTACCGGGGCAATCGATCTGAAAGATCCCTACACGCGCGGTCATAGCCAGCGGGTAAGCGATTTCTCGG
This DNA window, taken from Chloroflexaceae bacterium, encodes the following:
- a CDS encoding GAF domain-containing protein produces the protein MLLRETRFQRFVQAMQRADQLAIASVLEDLYGQMLELMVLATEAEAGVLSLYDEHTQTLTIQAVTGLPGAQRLLAARGAASQGLAGAVLRQGKALFVADATRRDTLRDWICNAAASLPLRTIHCQPLMSQGRPLGCIHVFNLPDTLSEESEELALINLLGSRLVNEIEKQRILAQAQRRERRQQALLEIVSHLTTTLDRDELLNRIMSRACELLDVEATSIWLRDPNRDDLVLHIAAGTTRERIVAQRVPAGQGIIGHVVATGETVAVNDVSRDPRFYRQVDASSGFVTRSILCVPLKAPRIQLGDARGIVEERIIGGAQALNPRDGMGFALEDIALFETLASQAATVIRLAELYTEVSALSTRIIDAITGAIDLKDPYTRGHSQRVSDFSVAIAQELGLSPDEVYRVRIASKLHDVGKIRVPDRILKKRRRLSDSEFAEMRQHPVYGLEFLRENGLLELEVLRDSWTALSQHHERLDGRGYPNGLSGDQISLVGRIVAVADVFDAITSHRPYQPARSAEEAIAILRGLAGVEFDGECVEALVRARARGLIHTQEERGERQPPSKRRRATRCGSAAMAG